The sequence below is a genomic window from Acidobacteriota bacterium.
AACGTCAACGGCGCGCGCCAGAACCAGATCAGCTATCAGCTCGATGGCGGCAATTATGTTGACGAGTACACAAATGTCAACCAGCCTTTTCCTAACCCCGATGCGCTGCAGGAATTCAGTATCCAGACCAGTAACTACAGTGCGGAATATGGACAAAACGCGGGCGCAGTAGTAAACGTGATTACCAAATCGGGAACGAATGCCCTGCACGGCAGTGCGTTTGAATTCGTGCGCAACGCGGTGTTCAACGCAAGAAATTGGGCAGCGCCTCTGACACTGCCGAACGGTTCGCCCACAAAGGATATGGGCCGCGACCAACTTAAGCGGAACCAGTTCGGCGGTACGATCGGCGGTCCCATCATCAAGGACAAGACCTTCTTCTTCAGCTCTTACCAGGGCACACGCCTGCGCAACCTGGGTAACGTGACCCAAACTACAGTGCCAACGGTTGCCCAAAGAGCAACAGCCGCCGATCCAGCGGTAATAAACCTCCTGAAGGGGATTCCAATAGGCGACGCCGCGGGCAAACTGAGTTTCGCTAAACCCGACCATCAGGACTTTCATGACCTGCTCGGCAAAGTGGATCACGTACTAACCGACAAAGATCGACTCTCCGCACGTTACGCCTACGACCGATTTACCAAGCTGGCAGTGTTCGACCCGGCCAACTTTTTGACATATACCGACGGCTCAACCATAACCTCACAAAACATTCTGCTGCACGAGAGTCACGTCTTTAATCCACACCTGCTGAACGATGCTCGCTTTAGCTTTTCTCGCGAGAAGGCAAGTCGTGGCCCGGCCGCCAACGCGATCAGCGTTGCCGATTTGGGAGTAGCCTTGCCCTATGAGCCCGTAAAGGCAATTCAGCAGATCCGGGTCAATGGTGGATTTAGCTTCGGAGATAACCCTCCGGCATCGTTTGTGCGCAACAATTTCACTTGGAGCGATGACGTAAGCTGGGTCATTTCCAAGCATGAGCTGCATTACGGCGGAACGCTCGAGCGCAGCCGCGTCGATCTGGACAACAAGTTCTTCCAGCCGGCTGAGTTTAGCTTCGACGGGTTCGCTAATTTGATGGCAGGAAAGTTGACTGACTATAGCGGCAACCCCGCCTTCCGGCAGGGCGCAGGAGAATTCAAGAATAACCGCAACACCTTCGCGGGTCTCTACATTCAGGACAATGTCAAGGTAAACCGCAGGTTGACGGTGAATCTTGGATTGCGATGGGAGCCAGGGCGCGCGCAACGCGAACTCAAGAATCGTTGGACGCAGTTTAGGTTGCCCGACCTTATCGCCGGAGTACATTCAACGGTATTTCCAAACGCGCCTGCGGGACTATTCTTTCCTGGCGACAATGGCTTCCCAGACAACGGGCTTCGCGACAGCATGAATAACTTCGCTCCGCGGCTCGGCTTCGCTTGGGACGTTTTCGGCGACAGCAAGACTAGTTTGCGCGGCGGCACGGGCATCTTCTATGACACCCGGATAAGCGGTATGAACAATAACCGGTTCGTGGATTCGACGCCTTTTAGTCCGCAGCTGTTTCTCCAAACAGGCGCCGTCGGAGCAGGCCCCGGCACGTTTGCTGATCCGCTTTGCACCCAGACTGCGACTCAGACGCTGCAGAAATGCACGAGTCAAACGACCGCCTATCCTTTTCCAGCTGTTTTCCCGCCTCCGAAGAATGCTCCTTTCCGGCAAAGCGACCTTTATTTGGGGTGGGATCCAAATCATAAGTGGCAAGTGCCAACGATCTACAACTGGAATTTGGTACTGGAGCGCCAATTGCCGGCCAGCTTGCTCGTGCGCGCCGGCTATGTGGGTTCGCACACTTCCCACCTGGGCGAAACCATCAACGAGAACCCATGCGTTCCGTCCGCTACCGTCACATGCGCGGGTGCGATTCGAAGGTTGAACCTTGTGAAGCCTGCAGCTGACGTCTCGTTTGGCGATCTTCAAATCGTCCCTTATGACGTAAATTCAAGCTACAACTCGTTGCAGCTGACCGCGGAACGGCGCGCTAAAAGTCTGACCATTACGGGAAGTTACACGTGGTCGAAGAGTATTGACGATCTGCCGCCAGGGCAGGGTCTCTACGGTTTCGATGGAACCTATTCGGCAAGACCGTGGGACGATCCTTTGCGACATGCTTTTGATCGAGGGCCGTCGGAGTTTGATCATCAGCATCGTTTCGTATCGTCTTTCGTTTGGCAGTTACCGGGTTTGAACGGAATGAACGGGTTCATTCGCAACACTCTGGGAGGTTGGCAGTTCAGCGGATTAGTGTCGGCACAGACCGGGCGACCGCTCACGGTTCTTTCAGGAGCAAACAGTAATAGTGGTGGCTCCAGAGCTGGACTCGGTCAAGATCGGCCGAATCTCGGAGGAAATGCGTATGGTGCTGGAGCGTGTCCAGCTACGGGTACCACGGCCTGCCGCGACTGGCTCAGTCCTGCGGCGTTCGTGACCAATCCGGCCGGTACCTTCGGCAATGTCGGCAAAGGAAGCTTGCGCTATCCCGGCTACTACGATTGGGATATGGGACTCGGCAAGAACTTCAAGTTCACGGAGCGCGTGGGCATGCAGTTCCGAGCCGAGTTCTTCAACGTCTTCAATCGCGTCAACTTCGACGAAACGGCTGTCTCGGGTACGGGCAATTTCCTGAAGCTGAATTCCGCCGGTAATTTTGGTGCCCTGCGTTCAGCATTGGATCCTCGTATCGGACAACTTGGACTGAAGTTGAATTTCTGATCTGAAACTTCCTGAAAACCGCATGCGAAGTCTGGCTTAAGTCGGCCAGACTCCGCACCTGTGTTTTCACATCCGGGGACGAGTTGTATTACGTGAGTGAAGGCGGCGGCGTAGAAACTAATCTGCACAGGAGAACCGTTGAGTTCAAATCA
It includes:
- a CDS encoding TonB-dependent receptor; this translates as MRSHTAQAQATQCRAEKCLRGAGLAGMGLKDSKKLNEKMTRAASTSRWLTGSRGQESAVMKKQAWLLMFFLLSFSAVSLAQGLGSIVGTVSDPSGAVLSGAKITATEIGTGLVRATSADSQGYYVISSLKPAQYTVSIESSGFRTSKQEVTLLANQALTVNGTLPLGAPTEIVEVTGTGVQVDTSTSTLKNVVEQTRITELPLNGRNAATLTLTTAGSVQGPSGGADQGTTKTFPGAVTLNVNGARQNQISYQLDGGNYVDEYTNVNQPFPNPDALQEFSIQTSNYSAEYGQNAGAVVNVITKSGTNALHGSAFEFVRNAVFNARNWAAPLTLPNGSPTKDMGRDQLKRNQFGGTIGGPIIKDKTFFFSSYQGTRLRNLGNVTQTTVPTVAQRATAADPAVINLLKGIPIGDAAGKLSFAKPDHQDFHDLLGKVDHVLTDKDRLSARYAYDRFTKLAVFDPANFLTYTDGSTITSQNILLHESHVFNPHLLNDARFSFSREKASRGPAANAISVADLGVALPYEPVKAIQQIRVNGGFSFGDNPPASFVRNNFTWSDDVSWVISKHELHYGGTLERSRVDLDNKFFQPAEFSFDGFANLMAGKLTDYSGNPAFRQGAGEFKNNRNTFAGLYIQDNVKVNRRLTVNLGLRWEPGRAQRELKNRWTQFRLPDLIAGVHSTVFPNAPAGLFFPGDNGFPDNGLRDSMNNFAPRLGFAWDVFGDSKTSLRGGTGIFYDTRISGMNNNRFVDSTPFSPQLFLQTGAVGAGPGTFADPLCTQTATQTLQKCTSQTTAYPFPAVFPPPKNAPFRQSDLYLGWDPNHKWQVPTIYNWNLVLERQLPASLLVRAGYVGSHTSHLGETINENPCVPSATVTCAGAIRRLNLVKPAADVSFGDLQIVPYDVNSSYNSLQLTAERRAKSLTITGSYTWSKSIDDLPPGQGLYGFDGTYSARPWDDPLRHAFDRGPSEFDHQHRFVSSFVWQLPGLNGMNGFIRNTLGGWQFSGLVSAQTGRPLTVLSGANSNSGGSRAGLGQDRPNLGGNAYGAGACPATGTTACRDWLSPAAFVTNPAGTFGNVGKGSLRYPGYYDWDMGLGKNFKFTERVGMQFRAEFFNVFNRVNFDETAVSGTGNFLKLNSAGNFGALRSALDPRIGQLGLKLNF